Proteins encoded together in one Oncorhynchus masou masou isolate Uvic2021 chromosome 3, UVic_Omas_1.1, whole genome shotgun sequence window:
- the LOC135512584 gene encoding uncharacterized protein LOC135512584 isoform X3 translates to MSGHCYTSINSAHVDQMIRPGHSFSLACEFVCLQPSHVMQWWKDGQVLLNASAILPNITLSMHVSGAGEKDSGNYSCRTEPADALGTTAVITVGDLPTSGPSFNTLEPTIEPKQGVLDVVMVWYLLLKAIFSSSW, encoded by the exons GTCACTGTTACACCTCCATCAACTCAGCCCATGTGGACCAAATGATCCGGCCGGGCCACAGCTTCAGCCTGGCCTGTGAGTTTGTCTGCCTGCAGCCCAGCCATGTGATGCAGTGGTGGAAGGATGGCCAGGTCCTACTTAACGCTAGCGCCATCCTGCCCAACATTACTCTGTCTATGCATGTGAGTGGAGCTGGGGAGAAGGACAGTGGAAACTATAGCTGTAGGACAGAACCAGCTGATGCCCTGGGCACCACAGCTGTTATTACAGTGGGAG ACCTCCCTACCTCTGGACCCTCTTTCAATACCCTTGAGCCCACAATCGAGCCAAAGCAGG gTGTTCTAGATGTTGTGATGGTGTGGTACCTACTGTTGAAGGCTATTTTCTCATCCTCATGGTGA
- the LOC135512584 gene encoding uncharacterized protein LOC135512584 isoform X2, translated as MCLILRIAFLLVQVRGHCYTSINSAHVDQMIRPGHSFSLACEFVCLQPSHVMQWWKDGQVLLNASAILPNITLSMHVSGAGEKDSGNYSCRTEPADALGTTAVITVGDLPTSGPSFNTLEPTIEPKQGVLDVVMVWYLLLKAIFSSSW; from the exons ATGTGCTTGATCTTAAGGATAGCTTTTCTCTTGGTCCAAGTAAGAG GTCACTGTTACACCTCCATCAACTCAGCCCATGTGGACCAAATGATCCGGCCGGGCCACAGCTTCAGCCTGGCCTGTGAGTTTGTCTGCCTGCAGCCCAGCCATGTGATGCAGTGGTGGAAGGATGGCCAGGTCCTACTTAACGCTAGCGCCATCCTGCCCAACATTACTCTGTCTATGCATGTGAGTGGAGCTGGGGAGAAGGACAGTGGAAACTATAGCTGTAGGACAGAACCAGCTGATGCCCTGGGCACCACAGCTGTTATTACAGTGGGAG ACCTCCCTACCTCTGGACCCTCTTTCAATACCCTTGAGCCCACAATCGAGCCAAAGCAGG gTGTTCTAGATGTTGTGATGGTGTGGTACCTACTGTTGAAGGCTATTTTCTCATCCTCATGGTGA
- the LOC135512584 gene encoding uncharacterized protein LOC135512584 isoform X4, translating to MIRPGHSFSLACEFVCLQPSHVMQWWKDGQVLLNASAILPNITLSMHVSGAGEKDSGNYSCRTEPADALGTTAVITVGDLPTSGPSFNTLEPTIEPKQGVLDVVMVWYLLLKAIFSSSW from the exons ATGATCCGGCCGGGCCACAGCTTCAGCCTGGCCTGTGAGTTTGTCTGCCTGCAGCCCAGCCATGTGATGCAGTGGTGGAAGGATGGCCAGGTCCTACTTAACGCTAGCGCCATCCTGCCCAACATTACTCTGTCTATGCATGTGAGTGGAGCTGGGGAGAAGGACAGTGGAAACTATAGCTGTAGGACAGAACCAGCTGATGCCCTGGGCACCACAGCTGTTATTACAGTGGGAG ACCTCCCTACCTCTGGACCCTCTTTCAATACCCTTGAGCCCACAATCGAGCCAAAGCAGG gTGTTCTAGATGTTGTGATGGTGTGGTACCTACTGTTGAAGGCTATTTTCTCATCCTCATGGTGA